One Hordeum vulgare subsp. vulgare chromosome 4H, MorexV3_pseudomolecules_assembly, whole genome shotgun sequence DNA window includes the following coding sequences:
- the LOC123448243 gene encoding uncharacterized protein LOC123448243 — MLNFMEYWTGELLSDQFTQEDMKEFRRKLAVILLERELNKLKGSPIYYEPDNEELEFDSDVELLDDRKRKRQDTPDGAEDKSPHPVPIMGVDLHDLVDKICNDIMAINDADLLE; from the exons ATGTTAAATTTTATGGAGTATTGGACAGGAGAACTTTTGTCAGATCAATTCACTCAG GAGGACATGAAAGAATTTCGACGAAAATTAGCTGTCATACTATTGGAGAGAGAACTTAATAAGTTAAAAGGAAGTCCAATATACTATGAGCCTGACAATGAAGAACTTGAATTTGATTCTGATGTTGAGCTCCTGGATGATCGAAAGCGTAAGCGGCAAGATACACCTGATGGAGCCGAAGACAAAAGCCCCCATCCAGTCCCAATCATGGGCGTAGACCTGCATGATTTAGTTGACAAAATATGCAATGACATCATGGCAATTAATGATGCTGATTTGTTGGAGTAA